One window from the genome of Planctomycetota bacterium encodes:
- a CDS encoding MT-A70 family methyltransferase, giving the protein MDVLEALDRERDRQGLTKQELAVRAGLQAPAVRRVLTGRANPTLSTLSILADALGLEISLQPGSSTTWQITSKHEVLSPVCSDLLGLGLPDISTVLADPPWQFQNRTGKVAPEHKRLSRYDTMSLDEICALPVSQLVTPKAHLYLWVPNALINEGLRVMASWGFQYKANLVWAKRRKDGGPDGRGVGFYFRNVTELVLFGVRGSLRTRSAGRRQVNMIETRKREHSRKPDELYDIVEACSPGPYLELFSRHPRQGWHVWGHESDHNVKPRGKQHAGYRGGEINAPLFAGSGRR; this is encoded by the coding sequence ATGGACGTACTCGAAGCACTGGACCGCGAACGCGACCGGCAAGGGCTGACAAAGCAAGAACTAGCAGTCCGTGCGGGATTGCAAGCTCCAGCAGTTCGACGAGTTCTAACCGGACGTGCCAATCCGACGCTCTCGACGCTCTCGATATTGGCCGACGCGCTAGGTCTTGAGATATCTCTCCAACCCGGTTCATCGACGACTTGGCAGATCACCTCGAAACATGAAGTTCTGTCACCGGTGTGCAGTGACTTGCTTGGCCTCGGGCTGCCAGATATCAGCACGGTACTCGCCGACCCGCCGTGGCAGTTCCAAAATCGCACGGGTAAGGTCGCGCCGGAGCATAAACGCCTTTCGCGTTACGACACGATGTCGCTCGACGAGATTTGCGCGTTGCCGGTTTCGCAACTCGTCACGCCAAAAGCACACCTGTATCTCTGGGTTCCGAATGCCCTGATTAATGAGGGACTGCGTGTAATGGCATCATGGGGCTTTCAGTACAAGGCCAACCTCGTCTGGGCGAAACGGCGCAAGGACGGTGGCCCAGACGGTCGCGGCGTGGGATTTTATTTTCGCAACGTGACGGAGTTGGTGTTGTTTGGCGTCCGCGGTTCGCTACGGACACGGTCCGCCGGCCGACGGCAGGTCAACATGATTGAGACAAGAAAACGCGAGCACTCTCGTAAACCTGATGAACTGTACGACATCGTCGAGGCTTGCTCGCCAGGGCCTTATCTTGAACTTTTCTCGAGACACCCACGCCAAGGCTGGCATGTGTGGGGGCACGAATCGGATCACAACGTCAAGCCAAGAGGCAAACAGCACGCCGGCTATCGCGGCGGTGAGATCAATGCCCCGCTCTTTGCGGGGTCTGGCCGGCGATAG
- a CDS encoding glycosyltransferase family 39 protein, with the protein MPTARSASAMPIPRREWLALFGITLLAAGLRFFMIDQPAIWGDEAATWSRVCGTWDELLEQLGEDGFVPIHYEIYWLLHQWLGELTPFTMRLVPAIAGTLTVPAIWWVGRQLLGPRTGLLAALLLACSAYMLVYSRDAKMYALLWFFVTVHVGCLLAWVRTRDRLWWWAWVLAGCAMLGTHAPSMFILPVDAVIIAASSWRRGDRWPNLALFAGGVVIGALIMSLGPIKHYGIGDENDWYEVEGFSKFFAQREATENLIGIFWVREYNRFRTGEDMVLLSASAYMTGWEWPAPEPTDEELASFRRQNWDQGQLAIQSHRRLAEWPNDALRFATTALLVGAVLGALPWPRRWTGLRKHHRGDFGRGRVVFWLGTWIGVPIFAAYCLSFARREPGGTARLDHMIEVARDNLGSTPGLIALVALALCIVGWVWHSGSRPATRGLRAVGWVAGALALCGMLILTNYIIAEPEEHSVWMARYFGVVAPGFLLLLAWLWLRLPSKPLRVGVLVLFIATNLGQFTGRLLTSEPPTDRLATDVIKSKADPRTHVFHDHDGRIGNGGPAGGWEGSWWTTFPVSYYLLTFDPDPPEHGPPDIRGGRSGNLIAREYREAYTRRNAARELTQRADELDRVIFWTSRLKLVDELPDAGTDVRRILARRGFMRVESETFDIMDHWRWSYWAIAEREVWERPDTTSGE; encoded by the coding sequence GTGCCGACTGCCCGATCCGCCTCCGCCATGCCGATCCCGCGACGCGAGTGGCTTGCATTGTTCGGGATCACGTTGCTGGCCGCAGGGCTGCGATTTTTCATGATCGACCAGCCGGCGATCTGGGGTGATGAGGCGGCGACCTGGTCACGCGTCTGCGGCACTTGGGACGAGCTGCTCGAACAGCTCGGCGAGGACGGCTTTGTCCCGATCCACTACGAAATCTACTGGCTCTTACACCAGTGGCTCGGCGAGCTCACGCCCTTCACGATGCGACTGGTCCCGGCGATCGCGGGGACGCTCACCGTGCCGGCGATCTGGTGGGTCGGTCGGCAGCTGCTCGGGCCACGCACCGGACTGCTGGCCGCCCTTCTGCTGGCGTGCTCGGCGTACATGCTCGTGTACAGCCGCGACGCGAAGATGTACGCACTGCTTTGGTTCTTCGTCACCGTGCACGTCGGTTGTCTGTTGGCGTGGGTGCGGACGCGGGATCGGCTTTGGTGGTGGGCGTGGGTGCTAGCCGGGTGTGCGATGCTCGGCACACATGCGCCGTCGATGTTCATCCTGCCGGTGGACGCGGTGATCATCGCCGCATCGTCTTGGCGGCGCGGCGACCGGTGGCCGAACCTCGCGCTCTTCGCCGGCGGCGTCGTTATCGGCGCGCTCATCATGTCGCTCGGCCCGATCAAGCACTATGGCATCGGCGACGAAAACGACTGGTACGAAGTGGAGGGTTTCAGCAAGTTCTTCGCCCAGCGCGAGGCGACCGAGAACCTCATCGGCATCTTCTGGGTCCGCGAATACAACCGCTTCCGCACCGGCGAGGACATGGTCCTGCTCAGCGCTTCGGCGTACATGACCGGCTGGGAGTGGCCAGCGCCGGAGCCGACTGACGAGGAGCTTGCGAGCTTCCGGCGACAAAACTGGGATCAAGGACAGCTGGCGATCCAATCGCACCGACGTCTGGCCGAGTGGCCCAACGATGCGCTGCGGTTTGCGACGACCGCTTTGCTCGTCGGGGCGGTTCTCGGTGCGTTGCCGTGGCCGCGAAGATGGACGGGCTTACGTAAACATCACCGCGGCGATTTCGGTCGGGGGCGTGTGGTGTTCTGGCTCGGGACGTGGATCGGCGTCCCTATCTTCGCCGCGTACTGCCTGAGCTTCGCCCGACGAGAGCCCGGCGGCACCGCGCGACTCGATCACATGATCGAGGTTGCACGCGACAACCTCGGCTCAACGCCCGGCCTGATCGCGCTCGTTGCCCTCGCGCTGTGCATCGTCGGCTGGGTCTGGCACAGCGGCAGCCGGCCCGCGACACGTGGGCTCCGCGCCGTCGGCTGGGTCGCCGGTGCGCTGGCGTTATGCGGCATGCTGATACTGACCAACTACATTATCGCCGAGCCCGAAGAGCATTCGGTCTGGATGGCACGCTACTTCGGCGTGGTCGCGCCGGGGTTTCTGCTGCTGCTAGCGTGGCTCTGGTTGCGGCTGCCTTCCAAGCCGCTGCGGGTCGGTGTGCTGGTCCTGTTCATCGCGACCAACCTCGGTCAGTTCACCGGGAGATTGCTCACCAGCGAGCCACCGACCGACCGACTCGCCACCGACGTCATCAAGTCCAAGGCCGACCCACGAACCCACGTCTTCCACGACCACGACGGCCGCATCGGCAATGGCGGCCCGGCCGGCGGTTGGGAAGGAAGCTGGTGGACGACCTTCCCGGTGTCCTACTACCTGCTGACCTTCGACCCCGACCCGCCGGAGCACGGCCCGCCCGACATCCGCGGCGGCCGCAGCGGCAACCTCATCGCCCGCGAGTACCGAGAAGCCTACACCCGCCGCAACGCCGCCCGTGAGCTGACCCAACGCGCTGACGAACTCGACCGCGTGATCTTCTGGACCAGCCGGCTAAAGCTCGTCGACGAACTGCCCGATGCCGGCACCGATGTGCGACGGATCCTCGCAAGGCGTGGATTCATGCGTGTCGAATCCGAGACGTTCGACATCATGGACCATTGGCGTTGGAGCTATTGGGCCATCGCCGAGCGCGAGGTGTGGGAGCGCCCGGACACCACGTCAGGCGAGTAG
- a CDS encoding alpha/beta hydrolase produces the protein MRIAIPMLAIVFVLLFAASSWAKEPVTHAYVDDAEPRQHLDHYTAESDDPRPVVVFVHGGGWQFGRREVARIFADNFTDAGVDVISVGYRLVPDVKWPVNVEDVAAAVDWIFDNAESLGIDPNRITLMGHSAGAHLIACLGADERWLAAHDRSPADLAGIVLLDGAGYDLIDTLATVGRRGQRLFRRAFGEDETVWRDASPAHNVAENVTGHWLSILADGRQRSADQTRLLFEALPANVEKRTVETTSEDHGQVMRTLADPEDPELAIIIALVSERAIREVR, from the coding sequence ATGAGAATCGCCATCCCGATGCTCGCGATCGTGTTCGTCCTGCTCTTCGCGGCCAGCTCATGGGCGAAAGAGCCGGTGACCCATGCTTACGTCGACGACGCTGAGCCGCGTCAGCATCTCGATCACTACACCGCGGAGTCCGATGACCCGCGCCCGGTGGTCGTATTTGTCCATGGCGGCGGCTGGCAGTTCGGGCGGCGGGAAGTCGCGAGGATTTTTGCCGACAACTTCACCGACGCCGGCGTCGACGTGATCAGCGTCGGCTATCGGCTCGTGCCCGACGTGAAATGGCCGGTCAACGTCGAGGACGTCGCCGCGGCGGTCGATTGGATCTTCGACAACGCCGAGTCACTCGGCATCGATCCGAACCGCATTACGCTCATGGGCCATTCCGCCGGGGCGCATCTGATCGCATGCCTTGGTGCGGACGAACGCTGGCTTGCGGCCCATGACCGCTCGCCGGCTGACCTCGCTGGCATCGTCCTGCTCGACGGGGCCGGCTACGACCTGATCGACACCCTGGCCACCGTCGGCCGACGAGGCCAACGCCTCTTCCGTCGCGCCTTCGGCGAAGACGAAACTGTTTGGCGTGACGCCTCGCCCGCTCACAACGTCGCCGAAAACGTCACCGGCCACTGGCTAAGCATCCTCGCTGACGGCCGCCAACGCTCCGCCGACCAAACCCGCCTGCTCTTCGAAGCACTGCCAGCGAACGTCGAGAAACGCACCGTCGAAACCACCAGCGAGGACCACGGCCAAGTCATGCGAACGCTGGCCGACCCGGAGGACCCGGAACTGGCGATCATCATTGCGCTTGTCAGTGAACGGGCAATACGTGAAGTGCGATAG
- a CDS encoding BglII/BstYI family type II restriction endonuclease — MVKDRYEFRETRNASAIIAATNATELQDLISVLEWFRLSNADITGAGGNKSDLAARIDERFRELGWREGRHDTRIESALRLMPYRPAGERDVRVTASEVINEGYKVDNVKGRVALDVEWNAKDGNLDRDIGAYRALYHAGIIDVGVILTRTQDDLRELARSKNPKTTKFGTTTTTNLTKLIPRMTRGDGGGCPLLAVAITSRCV, encoded by the coding sequence GTGGTGAAAGACCGTTATGAATTCCGGGAAACGCGAAATGCTTCCGCGATTATTGCCGCAACGAACGCAACGGAACTGCAAGACCTCATTTCCGTCCTTGAGTGGTTTCGACTTAGTAATGCGGACATCACCGGCGCTGGTGGTAATAAGAGCGATCTAGCTGCTCGGATTGACGAACGATTCCGTGAGTTGGGTTGGCGTGAAGGTCGCCACGACACCCGTATCGAGTCAGCTTTGCGACTGATGCCCTATCGGCCAGCGGGAGAACGGGACGTGCGCGTGACAGCTTCCGAAGTCATTAACGAAGGTTACAAGGTCGACAATGTGAAAGGGCGCGTCGCTCTCGATGTCGAATGGAATGCCAAGGATGGGAATCTCGATCGTGACATTGGGGCATATCGGGCGCTTTATCATGCAGGCATTATCGACGTGGGTGTGATTCTGACGAGGACGCAGGATGACTTGCGTGAACTGGCCCGATCCAAGAACCCAAAGACGACGAAGTTTGGTACTACGACGACAACAAACTTGACCAAGCTCATCCCTCGGATGACACGGGGCGATGGCGGAGGTTGTCCGCTTTTGGCAGTGGCAATCACCAGCCGATGTGTTTGA
- a CDS encoding calcium-binding protein has translation MCIHTRPVVESLENRRLLSVSASGGIVSVTGTGNADAISTETYTRTSDGRDILRVFLNGDFFDYVLSDVDGVSVNAGGGDDIIDATADIPHTLSGSAGRDNIFGSPNRDVIAGGSDGDALYGRGGNDNISGNSGNDTLYPGLGDDDVFGNGGADFVAYSDLPDHRIVTDLADGDTEIYDSNGNTQRATDTHAEVSGVIGTPNNDDIFGDDFRNTLAGGAGNDELRGRGGDDLLRGEAGSDDVFGDDGEDYFEIGNNDEGYGGDGNDRLLAIPGTDQRISMFGGNGDDTLTGGEGNDSLNGGEGDDLIRGLTGPDSILGQGGNDTLRGEGGRDTIDGGSGDDLLDGGGDYDIISGGSGEADTAFYGDFTSRVRVEIGGGGQGFEDGLNNAIEAIVGGSGNDSLSTGGNAGVTLVGGAGDDFLDADSVVATLIGDDGDDRFNDVQGGTVIGGAGSDDFSASPTLTTIDANDFPDVERFFGGRRISRFIGTDGPDFYSGWLDSSDSGVAQSNIDGFGGNDTLSGSSAADTINGHEGDDDLYGNNGGDLIQGMAGNDTLDGGSAHVGTSDTPLGTGDFVNGGSGDDELRWSIGGNDTLEGSDGDDFFDLVKNNTRGGDFQAYGGAGNDRFLSEGGDQNTMNGEAGDDTFEWTEGAIRLRASGGDDDDVFIAPNRSAELATQPFVSFTDSLSGGGGRDTLDYSAETTSLAVGTALTTGQIGIQLPTNPGEVLILGSGKDRFFNIRGFSDVFGGPGNDNLSADTDPVRFFGMGGDDYLFSNGEDDLLEGGSGNDTMQGNGGDTTMVGGRGDDEMRAFDGDELIGGGAGYDIVTYENWVSGIEANLDNERNDGPSGFTLIDSTNEELRGTNFNDTLTGSQRPDVLRGLGGNDQLFGVGGDDNLYGDEIGANTNGFDLVDGGSGNDFLSGGPREDTLRGQSGDDTLQGGQASDQLNGGSGRDTGDWSDRNDAFYVINLFDGEASAGGADSGDRDTIQFVENVIGTEEPDTITGTSGDNHLIGLGGNDRIFGAGGNDVLEGGAGNDYLQGDRGNDTFTGGTGIDEIFGGSDTDTAARDDEDTFNDVERFV, from the coding sequence ATGTGCATCCACACCCGCCCCGTCGTTGAATCCCTCGAGAATCGCCGATTGCTGTCCGTGAGTGCGTCCGGCGGCATCGTTTCCGTCACCGGCACCGGCAACGCCGACGCCATCTCGACCGAGACGTACACCCGCACGTCAGATGGACGGGACATCCTGCGGGTCTTCCTCAATGGCGACTTCTTCGACTATGTGCTGAGCGACGTCGATGGCGTGAGCGTCAACGCCGGCGGCGGCGATGACATCATCGACGCGACCGCTGACATCCCCCACACCCTCAGTGGCTCGGCCGGCCGGGACAACATCTTCGGCTCACCCAATAGGGACGTCATCGCCGGCGGCTCCGACGGCGACGCCCTCTACGGCCGTGGCGGCAACGACAACATCTCCGGCAACAGCGGCAACGACACGCTCTACCCGGGCCTCGGCGACGACGACGTCTTCGGCAACGGCGGCGCGGATTTCGTCGCCTACTCCGACCTGCCCGACCACCGCATCGTCACCGACCTCGCCGACGGTGACACCGAAATCTACGACAGCAACGGCAACACCCAACGCGCCACCGACACCCACGCCGAGGTCAGCGGCGTCATCGGCACGCCCAACAACGACGACATCTTCGGCGACGACTTCCGCAACACCCTCGCCGGCGGCGCGGGCAACGACGAACTGCGCGGCCGCGGCGGCGACGACCTGCTCCGCGGCGAGGCCGGCTCCGACGACGTCTTCGGCGACGACGGCGAAGACTACTTCGAGATCGGCAACAACGACGAAGGCTACGGCGGCGACGGCAACGACCGACTCCTCGCCATCCCCGGCACCGACCAGCGCATCAGCATGTTCGGCGGCAACGGTGACGACACCCTCACCGGTGGCGAGGGCAACGACAGCCTCAACGGCGGCGAAGGCGACGACCTCATCCGCGGTCTCACCGGACCCGACTCCATCCTCGGCCAGGGCGGCAACGACACCCTCCGCGGCGAAGGCGGACGCGACACCATCGACGGCGGATCCGGCGACGACCTGCTCGACGGCGGCGGCGACTACGACATCATCTCCGGCGGATCCGGGGAGGCCGACACCGCGTTCTACGGCGACTTCACCAGCCGTGTACGCGTCGAGATCGGCGGCGGCGGACAGGGCTTCGAGGACGGACTCAACAACGCCATCGAAGCCATCGTCGGCGGCAGCGGTAACGACTCGCTCTCCACCGGCGGCAACGCCGGCGTCACGCTGGTCGGCGGCGCGGGTGATGACTTCCTCGATGCCGACAGCGTCGTCGCCACCCTCATCGGCGACGACGGCGACGACCGGTTCAACGACGTTCAGGGCGGCACCGTCATCGGCGGCGCCGGCAGCGACGACTTCTCCGCCTCGCCCACGCTCACCACCATCGATGCCAACGACTTTCCCGATGTCGAGCGCTTCTTCGGCGGACGCCGCATCTCGCGCTTCATCGGCACCGACGGCCCCGACTTCTACTCCGGCTGGCTCGACTCGTCCGACTCCGGCGTCGCCCAATCCAACATCGACGGCTTCGGCGGCAACGACACGCTCTCCGGCTCCAGTGCCGCCGACACCATCAACGGCCACGAGGGCGACGACGACCTCTACGGCAACAACGGCGGCGACCTCATCCAAGGCATGGCCGGCAACGACACCCTCGACGGCGGCTCCGCCCACGTCGGTACTTCCGACACACCGCTGGGCACCGGTGATTTCGTCAACGGCGGCTCCGGCGACGATGAACTTCGCTGGAGCATCGGTGGAAATGACACCCTTGAGGGAAGCGACGGCGATGACTTCTTCGATCTCGTCAAGAACAACACCCGCGGCGGCGACTTCCAGGCCTACGGCGGCGCCGGCAACGACCGCTTCCTCTCCGAAGGCGGCGACCAGAACACCATGAACGGCGAAGCGGGCGACGACACGTTCGAGTGGACGGAAGGCGCGATACGACTCCGTGCATCGGGTGGTGACGACGATGACGTGTTCATCGCGCCAAACCGCTCGGCAGAGCTCGCGACCCAGCCGTTCGTTAGCTTCACCGATTCGCTCAGTGGCGGTGGCGGTCGCGATACGCTCGACTACTCGGCCGAAACCACCAGCCTCGCGGTCGGCACCGCGCTCACCACCGGCCAGATCGGCATCCAGCTGCCCACCAACCCGGGTGAAGTGCTCATCCTCGGCTCCGGCAAAGACCGCTTCTTCAACATCCGCGGCTTCAGCGACGTCTTCGGCGGGCCCGGCAACGACAACCTCAGCGCCGACACCGACCCCGTTCGCTTCTTCGGCATGGGCGGTGACGACTACCTCTTCTCCAACGGCGAGGACGACCTGCTCGAAGGCGGCTCCGGCAACGACACCATGCAGGGCAACGGCGGCGACACCACCATGGTCGGCGGGCGCGGTGACGACGAGATGCGCGCCTTCGACGGCGACGAACTCATCGGCGGCGGGGCCGGTTACGACATCGTCACCTACGAAAACTGGGTCAGCGGCATCGAGGCCAACCTCGACAACGAACGCAACGACGGGCCCTCCGGCTTCACCCTCATCGACTCCACCAACGAAGAACTCCGCGGCACCAACTTCAACGACACCCTCACCGGCAGCCAACGCCCCGACGTCCTACGCGGCCTCGGCGGCAACGACCAGCTTTTCGGCGTCGGCGGTGATGACAACCTCTACGGTGACGAGATCGGTGCGAACACCAACGGTTTCGACCTCGTCGACGGCGGCAGCGGCAACGACTTCCTGAGCGGCGGCCCGCGCGAAGACACCCTTCGCGGCCAGTCCGGCGACGACACCCTCCAGGGCGGCCAAGCCAGCGACCAACTCAACGGCGGCTCCGGCAGGGACACCGGCGACTGGTCCGACCGAAATGACGCCTTCTACGTCATCAATCTCTTCGATGGCGAAGCCTCTGCGGGAGGGGCCGACTCCGGCGACCGCGACACGATTCAGTTCGTCGAGAACGTCATCGGCACCGAAGAACCCGACACGATCACCGGCACCAGCGGCGACAACCACCTCATCGGCCTCGGCGGCAACGACCGCATCTTCGGTGCCGGCGGCAACGACGTCCTCGAAGGCGGAGCCGGCAACGACTACCTCCAGGGCGATCGCGGCAACGACACCTTCACCGGCGGCACCGGCATCGACGAAATCTTCGGCGGCAGCGACACCGACACCGCCGCCCGCGACGACGAAGATACGTTCAACGATGTCGAACGGTTTGTGTGA